In Salmo trutta chromosome 28, fSalTru1.1, whole genome shotgun sequence, one DNA window encodes the following:
- the LOC115166432 gene encoding transcription factor HES-5-like, translated as MAPCSTNFSFQPLRFAEKYIKIRKPIVEKMRRDRINGCIEQLKLILEKEFHKQDPNTKLEKADILEMTVSFLRQQLQPDPSQRDYGEGYSQCWRESLQFLSGSPKRDTTSIITWAGPLQQQLSTQAQRSIQQHPMVHSTSPVSSTLRPTTNTNTTLQDTGAKGPVWRPW; from the exons ATGGCTCCGTGTTCAACCAACTTCTCTTTCCAGCCCCTGAGGTTCGCAGAAAAATACATTAAG ATAAGGAAACCCATCGTGGAGAAGATGCGTCGGGATCGCATCAACGGCTGCATCGAGCAGCTCAAGCTCATCCTGGAGAAGGAGTTCCACAAACAGGACCCCAACACCAAGCTGGAGAAAGCCGACATCCTGGAGATGACCGTGAGCTTCCTGAGGCAGCAGCTGCAGCCGGATCCATCTCAGAGGGACTACGGCGAGGGTTATTCACAGTGTTGGAGGGAGTCTCTGCAGTTCCTGTCCGGAAGCCCCAAGAGAGACACCACTTCCATCATCACCTGGGCTGGACCTCTTCAGCAGCAGCTCTCCACCCAGGCCCAGAGATCAATCCAGCAGCACCCAATGGTCCATTCCACCTCCCCAGTCTCCTCCACCCTCCGACCCACCACTAACACCAACACCACGCTCCAGGACACAGGAGCTAAAGGCCCAGTCTGGAGGCCCTGGTAG
- the LOC115166271 gene encoding taste receptor type 1 member 1 isoform X2 produces MGVCIVLGWLVLVLTGHQLTEGTSLQLSGDYSISCFFPLHNLATSVSNLPDLGACEKGKSNNHGYHLIQAMRFAVEEINNGTKNQHLLPGVTLGYQAYDICNTPASVLATLDLLAQQLQGTSGNKTGGDQRAVAVIGPDSSSYTFPPAAMLGSYLVPQISYEATNELLSNKHLYPSFFRTIPSDKNQVDAMIQLLVRFDWTWIALLGSDNSYGLQGMQRLSQQAAYYDICVAYQGVIPDLTSATNQTMRSMVKDILKTKVNTIVVFSSKSKVSGFFPFVIEQGLTGKVWIGTEDWSVATLVSGIPGIHTIGTVLGISIKYAAIAGFETFESHVVEKLLRDNSNGMIDLRVECLQNTDLYSMAVKNVSLDGYDMTSSSNVYKAVYAVAHALHQALGCDSGECQKIEVQPWQLLPMLKQEVPPSMCSPECPTGHRKLQTGQHKCCFDCLACPAHTFLNITGSTWCQVCELHQWSTEASKVCLDRMVLLLAWDAPLSLALLLLLALTLFMTLGSGVVFLLNLGTPVAKSAGGRTCLVMLLALTAAAASALCHFGLPSRPACLLKQPLFVFSFTVCLACVTVRSFQVVCIFKLSSKLPRAYDTWAKNHGPEVTVLVLSMTVLLISVLRVALNPPYPSQDVAFYSNCIVTECSNTLSFGAMIELAYVSVLSMLCFSFSYMGKDLPANYNEAKCITFSLMVYMISWISFFTIYFVTRAEFAMAMHVLAIVSSVLGILGGYFMPKVYIMVLRPQMNTTAHFQNCIQMYTMNKQ; encoded by the exons ATGGGTGTGTGTATCGTCCTGGGCTGGTTGGTACTGGTCCTGACTGGCCACCAGCTGACTGAGGGAACCAGTCTGCAGCTTTCAGGGGACTACTCCATCTCGTGTTTCTTTCCGCTCCACAATTTAGCCACCTCCGTCTCCAACCTACCAGACCTGGGAGCCTGCGAAAA AGGCAAATCTAATAACCATGGCTATCATTTGATACAAGCCATGAGATTCGCTGTGGAGGAGATCAACAATGGTACAAAAAACCAACATCTTCTCCCAGGGGTGACGCTAGGTTACCAGGCGTATGACATCTGCAATACACCAGCCAGTGTCCTGGCCACTCTGGACCTGCTGGCCCAACAGTTACAAGGAACTTCAGGGAACAAGACAGGTGGTGACCAGAGAGCAGTAGCAGTGATTGGGCCTGATAGTAGCAGTTACACCTTCCCCCCGGCTGCAATGCTGGGCTCCTATCTGGTGCCACAG ATATCCTATGAAGCCACAAACGAATTGCTAAGCAACAAGCACCTCTACCCATCCTTCTTCCGCACCATCCCCAGTGACAAGAACCAGGTGGACGCCATGATCCAGCTGCTAGTGCGTTTTGACTGGACCTGGATCGCTCTACTGGGCAGTGATAACTCCTACGGCCTCCAGGGCATGCAGAGGCTCTCCCAACAGGCGGCCTACTACGACATCTGCGTCGCCTACCAAGGAGTCATCCCCGACCTCACCTCGGCCACCAACCAGACCATGAGGAGCATGGTCAAGGACATCTTGAAGACCAAGGTCAACACTATTGTTGTGTTCTCCAGCAAAAGCAAAGTTAGTGGGTTCTTCCCATTTGTCATAGAGCAGGGTTTAACTGGTAAGGTGTGGATAGGAACAGAGGACTGGTCAGTGGCCACTCTAGTGTCGGGGATACCAGGGATTCACACCATCGGGACTGTTCTAGGCATCTCCATCAAATACGCAGCCATAGCTGGGTTTGAGACGTTTGAAAGCCATGTTGTTGAAAAGTTACTTAGGGACAACTCCAATGGCATGATTGACCTGAGGGTTGAATGTTTGCAAAATACGGATCTCTATAGCATGGCAGTAAAAAACGTCTCTTTGGATGgctatgacatgacatcctcTTCTAATGTTTACAAGGCTGTGTATGCTGTGGCCCATGCACTGCACCAAGCACTTGGTTGTGACTCAGGTGAATGCCAAAAGATTGAAGTACAGCCTTGGCAG cTTCTGCCAATGTTAAAGCAG GAGGTGCCTCCATCAATGTGCTCTCCAGAATGCCCTACAGGTCACAGGAAGCTGCAGACAGGACAACACAAGTGCTGCTTTGACTGCCTGGCCTGTCCTGCTCACACCTTCCTCAACATTACCG GATCTACCTGGTGCCAGGTGTGTGAGCTCCACCAGTGGTCCACAGAGGCGAGCAAGGTGTGTCTGGATCGGATGGTCCTGCTGCTGGCGTGGGACGCCCCCCTGTCTCTTGCCCTGCTGCTCCTCCTGGCTCTGACCCTGTTCATGACCCTTGGGTCAGGGGTCGTCTTCCTCCTCAACCTGGGCACCCCTGTGGCCAAGTCGGCTGGCGGGCGCACCTGCCTGGTGATGCTTCTGGCCCTAACCGCGGCGGCCGCCAGCGCCCTGTGCCACTTTGGCCTCCCGTCTCGGCCCGCCTGCCTCCTCAAGCAGCCCCTCTTTGTCTTCAGCTTCACCGTGTGTCTGGCGTGCGTCACCGTGCGCTCCTTCCAAGTGGTCTGCATCTTTAAGCTGTCTTCCAAGCTGCCCCGTGCCTATGACACCTGGGCTAAGAACCACGGGCCTGAAGTCACCGTCCTTGTCCTGTCCATGACAGTGTTGTTGATCTCTGTGCTCCGGGTTGCTCTAAACCCTCCGTACCCCTCTCAGGATGTGGCCTTCTACTCCAACTGCATTGTCACAGAGTGTAGTAACACCCTCTCTTTCGGTGCCATGATAGAACTAGCCTACGTCTCTGTGCTCAGCATGCTCTGTTTCTCCTTCAGTTACATGGGCAAAGACCTGCCGGCCAACTATAATGAGGCCAAGTGTATCACCTTTAGTCTCATGGTCTACATGATCTCCTGGATCAGCTTCTTCACCATCTATTTTGTCACCAGGGCGGAGTTTGCCATGGCCATGCATGTGCTGGCCATAGTGTCCAGTGTGCTCGGTATACTCGGTGGTTATTTCATGCCTAAGGTCTACATCATGGTGCTGAGGCCCCAAATGAACACAACGGCCCATTTCCAAAACTGTATTCAGATGTATACCATGAACAAACAGTGA
- the LOC115166271 gene encoding taste receptor type 1 member 1 isoform X1, which translates to MGVCIVLGWLVLVLTGHQLTEGTSLQLSGDYSISCFFPLHNLATSVSNLPDLGACEKGKSNNHGYHLIQAMRFAVEEINNGTKNQHLLPGVTLGYQAYDICNTPASVLATLDLLAQQLQGTSGNKTGGDQRAVAVIGPDSSSYTFPPAAMLGSYLVPQISYEATNELLSNKHLYPSFFRTIPSDKNQVDAMIQLLVRFDWTWIALLGSDNSYGLQGMQRLSQQAAYYDICVAYQGVIPDLTSATNQTMRSMVKDILKTKVNTIVVFSSKSKVSGFFPFVIEQGLTGKVWIGTEDWSVATLVSGIPGIHTIGTVLGISIKYAAIAGFETFESHVVEKLLRDNSNGMIDLRVECLQNTDLYSMAVKNVSLDGYDMTSSSNVYKAVYAVAHALHQALGCDSGECQKIEVQPWQLLPMLKQVRFSVENFSVYFDENGDPPTGYDIVTWVWRGTEWSLRVVGSYTPDSTNLTVDPAQIEWASAIDNLGKEVPPSMCSPECPTGHRKLQTGQHKCCFDCLACPAHTFLNITGSTWCQVCELHQWSTEASKVCLDRMVLLLAWDAPLSLALLLLLALTLFMTLGSGVVFLLNLGTPVAKSAGGRTCLVMLLALTAAAASALCHFGLPSRPACLLKQPLFVFSFTVCLACVTVRSFQVVCIFKLSSKLPRAYDTWAKNHGPEVTVLVLSMTVLLISVLRVALNPPYPSQDVAFYSNCIVTECSNTLSFGAMIELAYVSVLSMLCFSFSYMGKDLPANYNEAKCITFSLMVYMISWISFFTIYFVTRAEFAMAMHVLAIVSSVLGILGGYFMPKVYIMVLRPQMNTTAHFQNCIQMYTMNKQ; encoded by the exons ATGGGTGTGTGTATCGTCCTGGGCTGGTTGGTACTGGTCCTGACTGGCCACCAGCTGACTGAGGGAACCAGTCTGCAGCTTTCAGGGGACTACTCCATCTCGTGTTTCTTTCCGCTCCACAATTTAGCCACCTCCGTCTCCAACCTACCAGACCTGGGAGCCTGCGAAAA AGGCAAATCTAATAACCATGGCTATCATTTGATACAAGCCATGAGATTCGCTGTGGAGGAGATCAACAATGGTACAAAAAACCAACATCTTCTCCCAGGGGTGACGCTAGGTTACCAGGCGTATGACATCTGCAATACACCAGCCAGTGTCCTGGCCACTCTGGACCTGCTGGCCCAACAGTTACAAGGAACTTCAGGGAACAAGACAGGTGGTGACCAGAGAGCAGTAGCAGTGATTGGGCCTGATAGTAGCAGTTACACCTTCCCCCCGGCTGCAATGCTGGGCTCCTATCTGGTGCCACAG ATATCCTATGAAGCCACAAACGAATTGCTAAGCAACAAGCACCTCTACCCATCCTTCTTCCGCACCATCCCCAGTGACAAGAACCAGGTGGACGCCATGATCCAGCTGCTAGTGCGTTTTGACTGGACCTGGATCGCTCTACTGGGCAGTGATAACTCCTACGGCCTCCAGGGCATGCAGAGGCTCTCCCAACAGGCGGCCTACTACGACATCTGCGTCGCCTACCAAGGAGTCATCCCCGACCTCACCTCGGCCACCAACCAGACCATGAGGAGCATGGTCAAGGACATCTTGAAGACCAAGGTCAACACTATTGTTGTGTTCTCCAGCAAAAGCAAAGTTAGTGGGTTCTTCCCATTTGTCATAGAGCAGGGTTTAACTGGTAAGGTGTGGATAGGAACAGAGGACTGGTCAGTGGCCACTCTAGTGTCGGGGATACCAGGGATTCACACCATCGGGACTGTTCTAGGCATCTCCATCAAATACGCAGCCATAGCTGGGTTTGAGACGTTTGAAAGCCATGTTGTTGAAAAGTTACTTAGGGACAACTCCAATGGCATGATTGACCTGAGGGTTGAATGTTTGCAAAATACGGATCTCTATAGCATGGCAGTAAAAAACGTCTCTTTGGATGgctatgacatgacatcctcTTCTAATGTTTACAAGGCTGTGTATGCTGTGGCCCATGCACTGCACCAAGCACTTGGTTGTGACTCAGGTGAATGCCAAAAGATTGAAGTACAGCCTTGGCAG cTTCTGCCAATGTTAAAGCAGGTGAGATTCTCGGTTGAGAACTTCTCTGTGTACTTTGATGAGAACGGAGACCCTCCCACAGGATATGACATCGTGACCTGGGTTTGGAGGGGAACAGAGTGGTCTCTCCGAGTGGTGGGCTCTTACACTCCAGACTCCACTAACCTCACAGTGGACCCTGCTCAAATTGAATGGGCTAGTGCCATTGACAACCTGGGAAAA GAGGTGCCTCCATCAATGTGCTCTCCAGAATGCCCTACAGGTCACAGGAAGCTGCAGACAGGACAACACAAGTGCTGCTTTGACTGCCTGGCCTGTCCTGCTCACACCTTCCTCAACATTACCG GATCTACCTGGTGCCAGGTGTGTGAGCTCCACCAGTGGTCCACAGAGGCGAGCAAGGTGTGTCTGGATCGGATGGTCCTGCTGCTGGCGTGGGACGCCCCCCTGTCTCTTGCCCTGCTGCTCCTCCTGGCTCTGACCCTGTTCATGACCCTTGGGTCAGGGGTCGTCTTCCTCCTCAACCTGGGCACCCCTGTGGCCAAGTCGGCTGGCGGGCGCACCTGCCTGGTGATGCTTCTGGCCCTAACCGCGGCGGCCGCCAGCGCCCTGTGCCACTTTGGCCTCCCGTCTCGGCCCGCCTGCCTCCTCAAGCAGCCCCTCTTTGTCTTCAGCTTCACCGTGTGTCTGGCGTGCGTCACCGTGCGCTCCTTCCAAGTGGTCTGCATCTTTAAGCTGTCTTCCAAGCTGCCCCGTGCCTATGACACCTGGGCTAAGAACCACGGGCCTGAAGTCACCGTCCTTGTCCTGTCCATGACAGTGTTGTTGATCTCTGTGCTCCGGGTTGCTCTAAACCCTCCGTACCCCTCTCAGGATGTGGCCTTCTACTCCAACTGCATTGTCACAGAGTGTAGTAACACCCTCTCTTTCGGTGCCATGATAGAACTAGCCTACGTCTCTGTGCTCAGCATGCTCTGTTTCTCCTTCAGTTACATGGGCAAAGACCTGCCGGCCAACTATAATGAGGCCAAGTGTATCACCTTTAGTCTCATGGTCTACATGATCTCCTGGATCAGCTTCTTCACCATCTATTTTGTCACCAGGGCGGAGTTTGCCATGGCCATGCATGTGCTGGCCATAGTGTCCAGTGTGCTCGGTATACTCGGTGGTTATTTCATGCCTAAGGTCTACATCATGGTGCTGAGGCCCCAAATGAACACAACGGCCCATTTCCAAAACTGTATTCAGATGTATACCATGAACAAACAGTGA